One Ignavibacterium sp. DNA segment encodes these proteins:
- the map gene encoding type I methionyl aminopeptidase: MSITRQDELIGMKKASEAVALTLKEMRNYAKPGMTTKQLDNYGAKILSYFGAKSAPYLTYGFPGWTCISVNNEFCHGIPSERRILQEGDLVNIDVSAELNGFWSDNGGSFVLGQDINQHQKLIDASQEILHKAIYNIKGGVKVADIGHIMETEAKKRGFKVIKNLGGHGVGGSLHEQPDELMNYRNRFDQRRFKKNSVVAIETFISTSSNYAIELKDGWTMVGNKGGFMAQHEHTIVVTDGKPIILTEMNGIWN; encoded by the coding sequence ATGTCGATAACAAGACAAGATGAACTTATCGGAATGAAAAAAGCAAGTGAAGCAGTTGCTTTGACTTTGAAGGAAATGCGGAACTATGCTAAACCCGGTATGACAACAAAGCAATTAGACAACTATGGAGCAAAAATTCTGTCATACTTTGGTGCAAAATCAGCACCTTATTTGACCTATGGTTTTCCAGGTTGGACTTGTATTAGCGTTAACAATGAATTTTGCCACGGTATTCCGTCCGAAAGAAGAATATTACAAGAAGGCGATTTAGTGAACATAGATGTTTCAGCAGAACTTAACGGTTTTTGGTCGGACAATGGAGGTTCGTTTGTTCTTGGACAAGACATTAACCAACATCAAAAACTAATAGACGCTTCGCAAGAAATTTTACATAAAGCAATCTATAACATTAAAGGTGGTGTCAAAGTCGCTGACATCGGACACATAATGGAAACGGAAGCAAAGAAGAGGGGATTTAAAGTTATCAAAAACCTTGGAGGGCACGGAGTTGGTGGAAGTTTACACGAACAACCAGACGAGTTAATGAATTATCGAAACCGATTTGACCAAAGACGATTTAAGAAAAATTCAGTAGTAGCAATTGAGACTTTTATTTCAACATCTTCAAATTATGCAATTGAATTAAAAGACGGTTGGACTATGGTTGGTAACAAAGGTGGTTTTATGGCACAACACGAGCATACAATTGTGGTAACTGACGGGAAACCAATAATTCTAACTGAGATGAATGGAATATGGAATTAA
- a CDS encoding AAA family ATPase, with translation MSIENLRQFIKEKAEQFGAKTDNEFNKPYVERNNTGQEALKDNGAYFGFIHPEEEASGPFHDFSLTIFPNDQDQPWLVCLGIGSSGFKNDYELATYPGLRRLFSKLIDERGFCKSDFSDIETSLPKSITGSLDLQHIKNTIKTYTKVLPACQIVDDPESEEGKKTIAAFVAGYAKLRDWPSNKDHRKAISEALEPFLKAETIDEAEEIKNLLNERKYIVLQGPPGTGKTRTAKEVAEKIKAKTFFTQFHAETSFSDFIFGIRPDLNNKELRYKENLGSFTEALKYAKDHENEKVLLIIDEINRANLSNVLGPIFYLFEHKMDKSNVEIEISTGFKINKLPDNFSVIATMNTADRSLAVVDFALRRRFAWYSLKPKAIKSNQFFKEDFARIQEIFDWYASSTELNLQPGQGYFIADSEEEMKNRIRYEIFPLVKEYIQEGLLRNAKEEFNNYFSTRINLSLFE, from the coding sequence ATGAGTATAGAAAACCTTAGACAGTTCATAAAAGAAAAAGCTGAACAATTCGGTGCCAAGACTGACAACGAATTTAATAAACCTTACGTTGAACGCAACAACACTGGACAAGAAGCTTTAAAAGACAACGGAGCATATTTTGGTTTTATTCATCCAGAAGAAGAAGCTTCGGGACCATTTCACGACTTTTCATTAACTATATTTCCAAACGACCAAGATCAACCTTGGTTAGTTTGTTTGGGTATTGGTTCTAGTGGTTTCAAAAATGACTACGAACTTGCAACTTATCCAGGACTTAGACGATTATTTTCAAAGCTGATTGATGAAAGGGGATTTTGTAAATCTGACTTTTCAGACATAGAAACTAGTCTACCAAAATCAATCACTGGCAGTCTAGATTTACAGCACATAAAAAACACAATTAAAACTTACACCAAAGTTTTACCAGCTTGCCAAATTGTTGATGACCCGGAAAGCGAAGAAGGCAAGAAAACAATTGCTGCATTTGTAGCTGGTTACGCAAAGCTTCGAGACTGGCCTTCAAACAAAGACCACCGCAAAGCTATTTCAGAAGCTTTGGAACCTTTCCTTAAAGCAGAGACAATTGATGAAGCAGAAGAAATAAAAAATCTTTTGAACGAAAGAAAATATATTGTACTTCAAGGACCTCCCGGTACTGGGAAAACAAGAACAGCAAAAGAAGTTGCAGAAAAAATTAAAGCCAAAACATTTTTTACCCAGTTCCATGCAGAGACAAGTTTTTCGGATTTTATTTTTGGTATTCGGCCAGACTTAAACAATAAAGAACTTAGATACAAAGAAAATTTGGGGAGTTTTACAGAAGCTTTGAAGTATGCGAAAGACCACGAGAATGAAAAAGTTCTTTTGATAATTGACGAAATAAACAGAGCAAATCTTTCGAATGTTTTAGGCCCTATTTTCTATTTGTTTGAACACAAGATGGACAAATCCAATGTTGAAATTGAAATTTCTACTGGTTTCAAGATTAACAAACTCCCAGATAATTTTTCTGTAATCGCAACTATGAATACAGCTGACAGAAGCTTGGCGGTAGTTGACTTTGCATTGCGTAGACGATTTGCTTGGTATTCATTAAAACCAAAGGCAATTAAATCGAACCAATTTTTCAAAGAGGATTTTGCAAGAATTCAAGAGATATTTGATTGGTATGCTTCAAGCACTGAATTAAACTTACAACCCGGTCAAGGCTACTTCATTGCTGACTCCGAAGAAGAAATGAAAAATCGTATTCGATATGAAATATTCCCACTGGTTAAAGAGTATATTCAAGAAGGACTATTACGAAATGCTAAAGAAGAGTTTAACAACTATTTCTCGACAAGAATAAATCTATCTCTTTTCGAATGA
- a CDS encoding CPBP family intramembrane glutamic endopeptidase — protein sequence MKSVARKYPVLTFFTLSVLISWAGWVPYAASKSGLLNLNIPSEIIWLAEFGPSLSAIIISVLIYGKTDTTSLLKRLLIWKTSIKWYFFAIVVTPILILASIGIDILLFNTTYDFSLLSQWDTNFINRTEAFTPSMGLITQLVSFMHTGTFATGLVFLVLALTNGGLSEEIGWRGFALSKFQDKPYNFLVSSLFVALLWAFWHTGTLFWQTVFTSTFSEGISFAAVYLFQYLLLVIPLSVLYTVLYNGTNGSILLSIILHASYNISISIFATALPNFPMIILVVLLWIFAILLTIILWKKSKYNKTYPNETNEASR from the coding sequence ATGAAATCAGTAGCCCGAAAATATCCTGTTTTAACCTTCTTCACATTATCTGTTCTAATCTCCTGGGCAGGCTGGGTTCCTTATGCTGCTTCAAAATCAGGATTGTTGAATCTAAATATTCCATCCGAAATTATTTGGCTTGCAGAATTTGGACCATCACTTTCTGCAATAATTATTTCGGTATTAATTTATGGAAAGACTGACACTACAAGTTTACTTAAACGCCTTCTGATATGGAAGACAAGTATTAAATGGTATTTCTTTGCTATAGTGGTTACTCCAATTTTAATTTTAGCATCAATTGGAATTGATATTTTATTGTTCAATACAACCTATGACTTTTCGCTATTGAGTCAATGGGATACCAACTTTATTAATCGAACGGAAGCTTTTACTCCTTCAATGGGACTTATTACTCAATTAGTTTCCTTTATGCACACAGGGACTTTTGCAACAGGACTTGTCTTTTTAGTATTAGCTTTAACCAATGGCGGACTTTCGGAAGAGATAGGCTGGCGTGGATTTGCGTTAAGTAAATTTCAGGACAAACCATACAACTTTTTAGTTTCAAGTTTGTTCGTTGCTTTATTATGGGCATTCTGGCACACAGGAACACTATTTTGGCAAACAGTGTTTACATCTACTTTTTCAGAAGGAATTTCATTTGCAGCAGTCTATCTTTTTCAATATCTGTTACTCGTAATTCCTTTGTCAGTGCTATATACGGTTTTATACAATGGGACAAATGGAAGTATTCTTCTTTCAATAATATTACACGCCTCTTACAACATTTCAATTTCCATATTTGCAACAGCTCTTCCAAATTTCCCAATGATAATTTTAGTTGTTTTGCTTTGGATCTTTGCTATTTTACTGACAATTATTTTATGGAAAAAAAGTAAATACAACAAGACATATCCCAATGAAACTAATGAAGCCAGCCGCTAA
- a CDS encoding RES family NAD+ phosphorylase has translation MADFEKAYKTIMAFEGNNHRQEMEDTNILLCSDCFRDEGLKIDAFKIGIDNKDKCPKCNSTNGHKLTKGLVQDLCYRFFVRGTILKQEYGGAPLIQFNQQHFNKTDIDVSPWLVDDVKLIEQAGEIGMFYYGPRFWMLGEVEPLKSLQNENERNEIVEKILTTYPIRELTDKEYFYRVRVNPKISHNFSEYDTAPDEFLGKNRFDDIGFPVLYGSPDLELCLHECRTTVEDNLFVAKLVPTHKLKVLDLSTLLDEENITEFESIDIAIHFLFLAGKHSYNICRQIALKAKEKGFDGIIYPSYFSYIRTGAFPFETIYGISIRRIPQLKDYAQSQSIPNLALFGRPVNEKKVTVDCINKIVINRVGYDITFGPAYHKAYEEESDEQDSK, from the coding sequence ATGGCAGATTTTGAAAAAGCATATAAAACAATAATGGCATTTGAAGGAAACAATCACAGACAAGAAATGGAAGACACCAACATTCTTCTTTGCTCTGACTGTTTTCGTGATGAAGGGCTAAAAATCGATGCTTTCAAAATCGGAATTGACAACAAAGACAAATGCCCAAAGTGCAATTCAACCAACGGACACAAATTGACAAAAGGGTTAGTTCAGGACTTGTGTTATAGATTTTTTGTTAGAGGCACAATTCTTAAACAAGAATATGGTGGTGCACCTTTAATTCAATTTAATCAGCAACACTTCAATAAAACCGATATAGATGTTTCTCCTTGGCTTGTAGACGATGTGAAACTAATTGAACAAGCAGGTGAAATAGGAATGTTTTATTACGGTCCAAGATTTTGGATGCTTGGAGAAGTTGAGCCTTTGAAGTCGCTTCAAAATGAGAACGAACGAAACGAAATAGTTGAAAAAATTCTGACCACATATCCCATTAGAGAACTTACAGACAAAGAATATTTTTATCGGGTAAGAGTAAATCCTAAAATTTCGCACAACTTCAGTGAGTATGACACTGCACCTGATGAGTTTTTAGGTAAAAACAGATTTGACGATATTGGTTTCCCTGTTCTTTATGGCTCTCCTGACTTAGAACTTTGTCTCCACGAATGTCGGACAACAGTTGAAGACAATCTTTTTGTGGCTAAATTAGTGCCGACACATAAACTAAAAGTGCTTGACTTGTCCACATTACTTGATGAGGAAAATATAACGGAATTTGAAAGTATTGACATTGCTATTCATTTTCTGTTTTTGGCAGGCAAACATTCATACAACATTTGCCGACAAATTGCACTCAAAGCAAAGGAGAAAGGTTTTGACGGAATAATTTACCCTTCCTATTTTAGCTACATTAGGACAGGTGCGTTTCCGTTTGAAACCATTTATGGAATATCAATAAGGCGTATTCCTCAATTAAAGGATTACGCACAATCACAAAGCATTCCAAACTTGGCTCTGTTCGGACGACCAGTGAATGAAAAAAAAGTTACAGTTGACTGCATAAATAAGATTGTAATAAATAGAGTTGGTTACGACATTACTTTTGGACCAGCATATCACAAAGCTTATGAAGAAGAATCAGATGAACAAGACAGTAAATAG
- a CDS encoding 3' terminal RNA ribose 2'-O-methyltransferase Hen1, with product MILNITTTHKPATDLGYLLHKHPDKFQTLELSVGKAHVFYPEKSEEKTTISVLLDIDPIDMVRGARNLGGDGFALGHYVNDRPYVASSFMSVALSKAFSSAMNGKCKDKPELVDVKLPFEVTIAVIPAPKGGEILIRKFFEPLGYKVELIRHQLDSKFPEWGDSKYFTLKLNHTITTKELLSHLYVLIPTLDNDKHYFVSENEIEKLLQKGEGWLKEHPEKEQIIRRYLINLNSLSRQALERLSEGEEIGDLSDELVEKTEKQKRKETLHDKRIKLVAEKITESGAERVLDLGCGEGKLIRQLIKQKQFSEIVGMDVSYNELIKAKERLHFEEMSPKQKERINLFQGSLTYKDQRLEGFDAAAVVEVIEHLDLNRLKAFERVLFEFAKPKTVVLTTPNQEFNVMWDKLDAEEMRHDDHRFEWTRNEFREWSNKIGETYNYKVELFPIGDEVENIGAPSQMAIFTYGN from the coding sequence ATGATTTTAAACATTACGACCACTCATAAACCAGCGACCGACTTAGGTTATTTGCTACATAAGCATCCCGACAAATTTCAAACTTTGGAATTATCAGTTGGTAAAGCTCATGTGTTCTATCCTGAAAAAAGTGAAGAGAAAACAACTATAAGCGTTTTGCTTGACATTGACCCTATTGACATGGTTCGTGGAGCAAGAAATTTGGGTGGTGACGGCTTTGCTCTTGGACACTATGTAAACGACCGACCTTATGTTGCATCCTCATTTATGAGTGTTGCTTTATCAAAAGCGTTTTCATCTGCAATGAATGGAAAGTGTAAAGACAAACCCGAGTTGGTTGATGTCAAACTTCCATTTGAAGTTACTATTGCGGTTATTCCTGCACCAAAAGGTGGAGAAATATTAATTCGCAAATTCTTTGAGCCGCTTGGCTACAAAGTTGAATTAATAAGACATCAATTAGATTCTAAATTTCCTGAATGGGGCGATAGTAAATATTTCACTTTAAAGTTAAACCATACAATAACCACAAAGGAATTGTTATCTCATCTTTATGTTTTAATTCCAACTTTGGACAACGACAAACATTATTTTGTAAGTGAAAATGAAATTGAAAAACTTTTGCAAAAAGGTGAAGGATGGCTAAAAGAGCATCCTGAGAAAGAACAAATAATTAGGCGTTACTTAATCAATTTAAATTCCTTATCGAGACAAGCCCTTGAAAGATTAAGTGAAGGCGAAGAAATTGGAGACTTAAGCGATGAGTTAGTTGAAAAAACAGAAAAGCAAAAAAGAAAAGAAACATTACACGACAAACGAATAAAACTTGTCGCAGAGAAAATAACCGAATCAGGAGCAGAACGTGTTTTGGATTTAGGTTGTGGAGAAGGAAAATTAATCAGACAATTGATAAAACAAAAACAATTTTCTGAAATAGTTGGAATGGACGTTTCTTACAATGAATTAATTAAAGCCAAGGAACGATTACATTTTGAAGAAATGTCCCCGAAACAAAAAGAAAGAATTAATTTGTTTCAAGGCTCATTAACATACAAAGACCAACGATTGGAAGGATTTGATGCAGCAGCAGTTGTTGAAGTCATTGAACATTTAGACTTAAACAGGTTAAAGGCATTTGAAAGAGTTCTATTCGAATTTGCTAAACCTAAAACTGTTGTCCTGACAACTCCAAATCAAGAGTTCAATGTAATGTGGGACAAATTAGATGCTGAAGAAATGCGACATGATGACCATCGTTTTGAATGGACAAGAAATGAATTCAGAGAATGGTCAAACAAAATTGGAGAAACATATAATTATAAAGTGGAGCTTTTCCCTATCGGAGACGAAGTAGAAAACATAGGAGCTCCTTCACAAATGGCAATATTTACTTATGGAAATTAA
- a CDS encoding polynucleotide kinase-phosphatase — protein sequence MEIKVPELSLVVLIGVSGSGKSSFAKKHFKRTEILSSDECRALVSDDENSQSATNDAFDVLYYIAGKRLKSGLLTVIDATNVQKESRKGLIELGRTYHCLPVAIVLDLPVKVCEERNQSRPNRNFGGHVIRQQNQQLKKSIRGLKDEGFRQIYVLKSLEEVDAVLEIKREKLYNDKKDETGPFDIIGDVHGCFDELQELLLKLGYSVKRTDETANNFGFSVLAPENRKVIFVGDLVDRGPDSPSVLRLVMSMVNSGVAFCVPGNHDLKLQKYLNGKQVQLKHGLEVTVKQLETETAQFKSTVEKFLYGLISHYVFDNGKLVVAHAGLKEEMQGRGSGAVRSFCMYGETTGEIDEFGLPVRHSWAKEYRGKAKVVYGHTPVPEAEWLNKTIDIDTGCVFGGKLTALRYPEEELVSVKAKMVYCEPIRPINFNENQNKLSSQQEYDDLLNIEDVIGKRIVQTRLRNNITIREENSIAALEIMNRFAINPKWLIYLPPTMSPCATSDIPEYLEHPAQALNYYKKRGIEKVVCEEKHMGSRAVLVICKDEESGTKRFGVQNEGIGICYTRTGRNFFNDAEIEKEFVGRVNQCLTKTNFWKKFNTDWVCLDAELMPWSAKAQALLKDQYAAVGAAAGGALPEVEKALQLAFDRGIKDALPSLEKFAVKNNAISKYVKAYQNYCWTVDTIDDYKLAPFHILATEGQVHVDKTNEWHMENIAKICKGDTKLFMATPYKIVDLNDQTSYDEAVNWWMELTKKGGEGMVVKPFDFISTGTEGLLQPAVKCRGSEYLRIIYGPEYDLPENIERLKNRGLSRKQSLAIREFALGVEGLERFVKKEPLRRIHESVFGVLALESEDVDPRL from the coding sequence ATGGAAATTAAAGTACCCGAATTATCGCTTGTTGTTTTAATTGGTGTTTCGGGTTCAGGAAAGAGCAGTTTCGCCAAAAAACATTTTAAACGAACAGAAATATTATCTTCTGATGAATGCCGTGCATTGGTTTCGGATGATGAAAACAGTCAGTCAGCAACAAATGATGCTTTTGATGTTTTGTATTACATCGCTGGCAAACGATTGAAAAGTGGTTTGCTAACAGTTATTGATGCCACAAATGTCCAAAAGGAATCTCGCAAAGGACTAATTGAATTGGGAAGAACATATCATTGTTTGCCTGTTGCTATTGTTCTTGATTTACCTGTAAAAGTTTGTGAAGAAAGAAATCAAAGCAGACCAAACAGAAATTTCGGAGGACATGTAATTCGTCAGCAAAATCAGCAATTAAAGAAATCAATTAGAGGATTAAAGGACGAAGGTTTTAGACAAATATATGTTCTGAAATCACTCGAAGAAGTTGATGCAGTTCTTGAAATCAAAAGAGAGAAACTTTACAACGATAAAAAAGATGAAACGGGTCCATTCGACATCATTGGCGATGTTCACGGATGTTTTGACGAATTGCAAGAACTTCTTTTAAAATTGGGTTATTCAGTAAAGAGAACCGATGAAACTGCAAATAATTTTGGCTTTAGCGTTCTAGCTCCTGAAAACAGAAAAGTAATATTCGTTGGCGATTTGGTTGACCGTGGCCCTGATTCACCAAGTGTTTTGCGTTTGGTAATGAGTATGGTTAATTCAGGTGTTGCTTTTTGTGTTCCTGGCAACCACGACTTGAAATTACAGAAATACTTAAATGGAAAGCAGGTTCAATTAAAGCACGGATTAGAAGTAACAGTTAAACAACTAGAAACTGAAACTGCACAATTCAAATCAACTGTAGAGAAATTTCTTTATGGATTAATCAGTCATTACGTATTTGACAATGGTAAATTGGTTGTTGCTCATGCTGGTCTTAAAGAAGAAATGCAAGGTCGTGGCTCAGGGGCAGTTCGTTCATTCTGTATGTATGGTGAAACAACAGGAGAAATTGATGAATTTGGTTTACCTGTAAGACATAGTTGGGCAAAAGAATATCGTGGGAAAGCAAAAGTTGTTTATGGACATACACCAGTTCCCGAAGCAGAATGGTTAAATAAAACTATTGACATTGATACCGGCTGTGTGTTTGGCGGTAAGTTAACAGCTTTACGTTATCCCGAAGAAGAACTAGTTTCTGTAAAAGCCAAAATGGTTTATTGCGAACCTATACGACCAATCAACTTTAATGAAAATCAAAACAAACTTAGTTCGCAACAAGAGTATGACGATTTATTAAATATTGAAGATGTTATTGGTAAACGTATTGTACAAACAAGACTTAGAAATAACATCACCATTCGAGAAGAAAACTCTATTGCAGCATTGGAAATAATGAACCGATTTGCAATTAACCCGAAATGGTTGATTTATCTTCCACCAACAATGTCGCCTTGTGCGACAAGCGATATTCCTGAATATTTAGAACATCCTGCCCAAGCTTTGAATTACTACAAGAAGCGTGGAATTGAAAAAGTTGTTTGCGAAGAAAAGCACATGGGTTCAAGAGCTGTATTGGTAATTTGTAAAGACGAAGAATCAGGAACAAAACGTTTTGGAGTTCAAAATGAAGGTATCGGAATTTGCTATACAAGAACAGGAAGAAACTTTTTCAACGATGCTGAAATTGAAAAGGAATTTGTTGGAAGAGTAAATCAATGTTTGACCAAAACAAATTTCTGGAAAAAATTCAACACAGACTGGGTTTGTTTAGATGCTGAATTAATGCCTTGGTCTGCAAAAGCACAAGCTTTGCTAAAAGACCAGTATGCAGCAGTCGGTGCAGCCGCTGGTGGAGCTTTGCCTGAAGTTGAAAAGGCTTTACAATTAGCTTTTGACAGAGGAATAAAAGATGCTTTACCTTCTTTGGAAAAATTTGCGGTAAAGAATAATGCGATTTCAAAATATGTAAAAGCATATCAAAACTATTGCTGGACAGTTGACACTATTGACGATTATAAATTAGCTCCGTTTCATATTTTGGCAACCGAAGGACAAGTTCACGTTGACAAAACAAATGAATGGCACATGGAAAATATTGCAAAAATCTGCAAGGGTGACACCAAACTATTTATGGCAACACCGTACAAAATTGTTGACCTTAACGACCAGACAAGCTATGACGAAGCTGTAAACTGGTGGATGGAATTAACTAAAAAAGGCGGAGAAGGAATGGTTGTAAAACCGTTCGACTTTATTTCTACAGGGACAGAAGGACTTTTACAACCTGCTGTGAAATGTAGAGGAAGCGAATATCTAAGAATTATTTACGGACCCGAGTACGACCTGCCTGAAAATATTGAAAGACTAAAAAACCGTGGACTTTCTAGAAAACAATCTTTAGCAATTAGAGAATTTGCTTTAGGCGTTGAAGGACTGGAACGGTTTGTGAAAAAAGAACCATTAAGACGAATACATGAAAGTGTTTTTGGAGTATTAGCATTAGAAAGCGAAGATGTTGACCCACGATTATAA
- a CDS encoding nuclear transport factor 2 family protein, with protein MDEPHNNIEIVKSLYEAFAAKEINKILDLLHENVEWGEPDNPYNPAGGTRHGHKGFLEWIAIGKKAEEVLELHLERFLTDNNSVAVSGRMICKALKTQKIYKSDFVHIVVIENKKIKKFQEYFDTYIAGEAFK; from the coding sequence ATGGACGAACCGCATAACAATATTGAAATTGTCAAATCACTTTATGAAGCTTTTGCAGCAAAGGAAATAAACAAAATCTTGGATTTACTGCATGAGAATGTTGAATGGGGAGAACCTGATAACCCTTATAATCCTGCAGGAGGAACAAGACATGGGCACAAAGGGTTTTTAGAATGGATAGCCATCGGAAAAAAAGCAGAAGAAGTTTTGGAGTTGCACTTGGAAAGATTTCTAACTGACAATAACTCTGTTGCAGTTAGTGGACGTATGATATGTAAGGCTCTTAAGACACAAAAAATATACAAATCAGATTTTGTGCATATAGTCGTAATCGAAAATAAAAAAATTAAAAAGTTCCAGGAATATTTTGACACATATATTGCTGGTGAAGCTTTCAAATAA
- a CDS encoding GNAT family N-acetyltransferase, with protein MRIEKIIHNKKQYLDLLLLADEQENMIDRYLESGDMFALYDNDLKTVCVVVEIDKETCELKNIATYKKYQRKGYAKTLIKFVSDYYKDNYKTMLVGTGETPAILSFYESLGFEKSHFIKNFFTDNYDHPMFEDGIQLIDMVYLRKKL; from the coding sequence ATGAGAATAGAAAAAATTATCCATAACAAGAAGCAATATCTTGACTTATTGCTATTGGCAGACGAGCAAGAGAATATGATTGATAGATATTTGGAAAGTGGCGATATGTTTGCGTTGTATGATAACGACTTGAAGACAGTTTGTGTTGTTGTAGAGATAGACAAAGAAACCTGCGAATTGAAAAACATAGCGACATATAAAAAATATCAGCGTAAAGGATATGCTAAAACATTGATAAAATTCGTCTCAGACTATTACAAAGACAACTATAAAACAATGCTCGTTGGTACAGGTGAAACTCCTGCAATATTGTCATTTTATGAAAGTTTAGGATTTGAGAAATCGCATTTTATCAAGAATTTTTTTACCGATAATTACGATCATCCGATGTTTGAAGACGGAATACAACTGATTGACATGGTTTATCTGAGAAAGAAATTATAA
- a CDS encoding metal-dependent transcriptional regulator has protein sequence MVNISQEDYLTAIYRNLDNDGEVKPNLLAEKLEISNAAVTDMLRKLSRDGFIDYKKYKSIKLTDDGEFYAKSILRRHRLWEVFLHRTLGMSWDKIHDEAEKLEHASSDELINLLEEFLGYPEIDPHGYPIPDKSGKIKDSKTVVAITELDKNDSAKVVRVNDDVKNLLSYITNIGINLGKEIKIKDKLGFDGSVLIKINRNDVNLSNKVASNIFVEKIK, from the coding sequence ATGGTTAATATCTCTCAGGAAGACTATCTGACGGCAATTTACAGAAACCTTGATAATGACGGTGAAGTTAAACCAAACTTACTGGCTGAAAAGTTGGAAATATCCAATGCAGCAGTTACAGATATGTTAAGAAAACTTTCGCGGGATGGTTTTATTGATTACAAAAAATACAAAAGTATTAAGCTTACTGATGATGGTGAATTTTATGCAAAAAGTATTTTGAGACGCCATAGGTTATGGGAAGTATTTTTGCACAGAACACTTGGTATGAGCTGGGATAAAATTCATGATGAAGCCGAAAAGCTTGAACATGCTTCATCTGATGAGTTGATCAACCTGCTGGAAGAATTTTTAGGCTATCCGGAAATAGATCCACACGGTTATCCTATCCCTGATAAGAGCGGAAAAATTAAAGATTCAAAAACAGTTGTTGCAATTACAGAGTTGGATAAAAACGATTCTGCAAAAGTTGTCCGGGTAAATGACGATGTAAAAAATCTGTTATCCTATATAACCAACATTGGGATCAATCTGGGTAAAGAGATTAAAATAAAAGATAAACTGGGTTTTGACGGTTCGGTACTAATTAAGATTAATAGAAACGATGTAAATCTAAGTAATAAAGTTGCATCAAATATTTTTGTAGAAAAGATTAAATAA